Genomic DNA from Colius striatus isolate bColStr4 chromosome 7, bColStr4.1.hap1, whole genome shotgun sequence:
CTAGTTCTTACACATTTAAATAAAGTTATTGTGTTGGAAATAGATGCTATTTGTACTAACTGTATTATTTGTACAAATTACCTTCTGTGGCTTGGTAGGATCAACAGTTTCCCATGGTTCTGGATTGCCACTCTTGTTAATGCTTTAAGGgaagataaaacaaaacagatactAGGTTTTAGGGTGTGATCttgcatacatttttttaatatgagtaGGCTATCATCAGGTAAAAATATTCATGTAAGTTTGTAGTTCCCTGAAACACAAGTTTACAGGTTTaggcatttccattttaaattctGGGTAGATATCAATGATGGCATACTTTATTTGCAGCTTCCAAAGCACCAAACAGGTCAACATTGTTCAAGTGTAACATGTAATCGTAAGGGaggcaaaataaaaaatggaatctgaagaaaaagtaaGGGGATTCCTACCCTCACTACTGAAATGCCTACTCCAATCCCTTCAAAGTAAATCAGAGCTTAAAAAGTACAGGACTTAGCTCCAATTATTACCCAAGCCATTAAAGTCTTAACTTACTGTAAGTTCACATTGTCAAATACTGTTCTGTGTATACAAGTCAGTAGCCTGGTTGCAACCTATCTGCATGCCATCTACCTATCTGATTATTTGGTATTCTTCATGAGAACATTTAAAACCTATTAcaccaaaagcaaagcaaagcaaaaagttAAATCACAATTTAGGACATCACTTGGACAATGCTTTAAATTAACTTCTTCAGCATTTACAATCTGCAGATATCTGAGTTGTTATTAGTAGCCTGGAACACCCATATAGATTcttgaacatttatttttggtGCAAAATGTGATGGTCACATACTTCTGTTGGACAAAAAAAGGTTAGAGTAAACTCCAAGCAATGCGTATTTTGCTTACATGACATCGGATTTGCTGAACAGGGAatagacagaaaaagagaatgcCCCAACTGCTGCGAAGGACAGTACTCCAACCAGGGGAATGAGCTGAAAGACATAAAATGGAGAAGGGAGGTGAACCGGTGTCCTGGCTACAGAGACATGAATAGAAGCGAGGGTCACACCGAGCTAAGGTGTGATTACCTGGTTAAGGTATACTACCTCTGTATTACTGTTTGCACCACCTTTCAATGCTCGAATTCCAACTTACACCCGTCCCATGCTGTCACCCTTTCCTCGATAAGGTGCTCATGGTTATAGAGGAACCCCGTGCACCTGCTAGAGCCAGCCGGCATCCCCTCACTGAAAAGGGTTGGCGCAGAACCATCTCTGACAAActtacttctttttttgctttaagtATCTGGAAGAAACCTGCGTTCATCCTTGCTGCGGCTATGCACCTGAAACAAAGGCTCCCGGTTACTGTACGCCGGGCCGGGACTCCCCGCTTGCAGGATCCCCCGGGGCAATGGGCACGATGCCTGCGTTACCTGGCACAGCAGAGAAACACGGGCAGCGCTGCCGAAGGGCACCAGCGCCGGGAACCGCGCTCCCCGCCTTATATCCGCCCGTCAGCCCGGGCAGTGCCCCACGGCACGTAGGCGGCAGgtccccccgcccgccccgcagCGCCCGCCCGCAGCGCCCGCCCGCAGCCACCTGCGCAGGGCGCCCCCCAGCGGCCGCCACCCACGGGCGGGCAGCGCCGCCCTGCGGCCCGCGGCGGCCAGCGCAGAGCAGCGCACGGAGATGTTGCGGGGGATGCGGGGGATGCGGGCTGCGCTCGCCTCGCCGCTCCTCCTCGCTCCCTTGCTACATCACTCAACCTTGCTTCTCTATTTCCCCTTTGTCTTCTTTGTCCCCTTCTCCAGGCAGTTGCCTAAAGAAGAGCAAACCTTGGCCACTGCTTTTCCCAGCTTGGAAAGGTGTATATAGTGACCAAAACAAGAGCCCTCATTAGTGTCCCTTATCACTTCCCAATACACccctctgagaaaaaaaacatcttcaGAGGCAGGCTGGAGGTGTGTGGTAGCAgcagatggctcctgtaagtctttttcttctccctcatgcctgctggaaagcagtgagaggaagaagaggctgcCTTTACCGCACGCTGTGCTGGCTTGCTGTAGCAAAGATGGGACACAACAGGGCAGAATTAGCTGTTGGTCCTGCAGGACACCAAGTACAGAAGATAAGCAGTAGCATCTTTGACATGGAGGAGCTGACAGTATGTTGCTGTCCTAACAACTTTCAGGTCTGGCAGTTTTAAAGGAACACACTCCAACAATGGAAGGTAAGAGTTGCACTGCAGGTTTTCATACTTGGTTTCCAtgactgctgctgagaaaacTTTCGGTGTTTAGGAAGTTCACCGGTGCTGGCATAATTGTGGCCAGCAATAAAGCATCAGGAGAGTCCTTCCTCAGGAAATTGTAATCAAAGCCACCAAGTTTAGGAAACTAGTTTATATGTGAACCCTTTCCTAAGTTACAGCAGCTTCTACTACCACCCATGGCCATTTTCAGTCACTAACTGCCTTTGGAACTTCCTTTTGTGACATACCTCACTGTGAAGTGCACTGCAGTGCAGTTCCCAGTGTCCCTGTTATGGGACCTCAGCTGAAACAAGACACTAGCTTTGATACTGAAGTATTTCATTCAGAAGCATTTTCAtggtgaaaaggaaaaaaataattaaaaccttCCTACTCTGgtaaattaaaatacatatatatgtatccTTTGATATATCTTTGTATTTTAGAAGACTACCTGCAAAAACATATTGACAAAGAACGGTTGTGTGGGAAAAAGAATCCTGAAGAAACTGCTAAAGCAAACTCCCTTAAGGAGAAATTATGATAGTTTGACTTGATTACAGACTTACTTAGTATGTGCTTACTCAATCCTGTTTGTACAGTAGGCAGTAACTGATCtaacagtattaaaaaaacccagattccCTGACAACCCATTCACTGACAACCTTTTTACTGCCACTGCATTTTGGAATGTGTTTGTAAGGAACCaattttcaccttttttatAGTATGGGATTAATTTCCTCCTATTTGACATTTGGAAAGCTTTCCTATTTCTTAAATATTCACTGTCCTTTAGGACACcacacatttaaaattaaataccCTTTATTACGTCAGTGTTTGTACTGAAAAGTTGGGAACCTACAGTAACATCAGGCTGTGCCACAGTGTTTTATCTAAGTATCTCAATTAGTTGTTTCATCAGATGGAAACCTAGCCAAGGCAAACAAGATTAATTTATTCTCCATTACTGAAGTCACAGACTTTTCACAAGTGAaattttactgtatttcatACACACTGAAAACTACAGTaaataaagcaggaaaaagcaggaaagatgTATTGTATTGCAAAGTCTTtgtaatatgttttaaaatacctaTCCAACATCACTGTGTCTTGATTCAAGAGGCTAATTTTTGATTGTAAAAATTTTCATAAAATTCCAAGTCTTTTATGCTTAAGGATGGTTTTACAGTCCTCAATGATTTTACAAAATGCTTGTGTTGTACAGCAGTTGCTTCAAGCCCATTCTCTTGCAATGCCAACAAAGcagcctttaaaagaaaaagaaaaaacatgatAAGCACTTCAAGGTGTAAACTGCAAAGAAGTTCCTGAAAGTATTCTAAAgtattttacatgaaaaaaaaattgtaaagcATCTGAAAACAGCATTGTGTAATTGATGGTTATTTAACAACAGATAAGTGTCATGAGAGATTACTGtaaatttttcatttgctttttcatcTGGATTAGATGATATATCCTCCATCACTTACATATTTGGGTTTTCTTCCTAGTCTCTCTTGTACAATTTATCTCAAATACTTACAGATTTCtcaattattttctctctaGCATTGACAGTACATGCTAATTTCAGCTAAAAATGCTGCAGTTGCTTGCAGTACACAGAATACGATTCATGTAGATGAGAGCTTGGATTAGAAAGGGCCACAAGAAACAAAAGGTAGTACAGCTCCTTAACCTCCAGTAAACTACCACAGGAAGCCTTTGTTCTTATTTGTATGTTTATTTCAAGAATTAACCTTTGTTCAATTCAGTGAAAGAATCCCTACTACAGATGGCGTGGTAATATCTATGAGTTAGCTCTCTTTTTTCATTGAAGGGTTTCACTCAGATGATTTCAAAGATTAACACGAATACTTCTTACCTCCCTGCACAGATTTTCAAGATCAGCTCCAGAGAAGAGGTCTGTTAGCACTGCCACATCTTGTAAGGACACATCAGTATCTAATGGAATTTTTTCTGTGCAGATTTTCAAAATGGAAAGCCTTCCCTGTAAGTTGGTGCATTTgtacaagaaagcaaaaacaaaccaaccaacagTTAATCCCTCTCCAAAGCagtaacaatttttaaattacaacTACAGAAAATCCAGAAGAGTACCAAATCCAAACCAATGTGTTTTTGGTGGAAGAGTGAATGAAATGCTATTAATATGTGGTTAATGAATAATGAATatcaataaatattaataattaatgAATGAATATTAATAAGGAAGTGATAATAAATGAATTTGGTTAATGGATAATTAATAATTGATAAGTGGTTAATTAATAAAATGCTATTaatatctggagtcctgtgtccagttctgggctcctcagctcaagagggacagggaagtgctggagagaggccagcacagggccatcaagatgatcaggggtatagaacatctttcatatgaggaaagactgcgggaactggggctgcttagtctggagaagaggagactgaggggagatcttatcaacatttataaatatttaaagggtgggtgtcaggaggttgggacatccctcttttctatagtagctagcaacaggacaaggagtaatgggatgaagctggaacacaaaaagttccacttaaacataagaaaaaactatttcaccgtgagggtgagggagccctggcacaggctgcccagaggggttgtggagtctccttctttggaggtcttcaagacccgcctggacacgttcctatgcgacctgatctaggtgaccctgcttctgcaggggggctggactagatgatctctaaaggtcccttccaacccctaccattctatgattctatcataaTTCTATGAATATGTGGTTATCACATATATTAAAATCTGTTACAGTTACTTATTACTTTAGAAAAACACCATATTTTAGACTGAAGAGTCTGCTTTAGGGTAGCTCTATTTCAGGAAGCTCAAGATAAAGAGCTACACTACTGTTGGGAACAGGGCACAAGAATTATTTGAAGCAAGGTCAGACAACCTCTTACAGTATTTCTCAAACTGCGGCTTGACTTTGTAAATAGAGAATTAGTCCAGATTTTGTCTATTTTCTATATGTAATAGTGTTAACTATATATGCCACTTAAAGTGTTACTGGTCTTTAAACTACAAATGTAATTATTCCTTTTTAAACTTCTTCATTGTACTTCAAGTTTGATGACTGATCTTCAGCGAATCATCCATGAGTGGTTAGATATATTActatttacatatatatttgcCCCCTTTGCTCTAGAAGTAAAGCATGCTGGCAATTAGTATCTTTCCATTAAAACCATGTATGGATTTGTAATACATCACCTTCAGATCTGGAGGTGGAATATAGATCACTTTGTCTAGCCTTCCAGGACGCAGTAAGGCATCATCCAACATATCGGGTCTGTTTGTTGCAGCAATTACCATGAAATCTTTATTCAAAGTTTCCTGAAACTCTAGCTGAGTAAGAGatgatataaaaaaaaatactgtaacatGATTCAGATAACTAATAACTTTAGATAATACCTAACAATTGACGAGAGAACAGGAAGGGTAAAAAGACGATGTATCTTTACATGTAGTTGATTTCCTTTCGGtattagtattttatttttcttgaggTAAAAAGCCCTTGGTGGAGGCCAGATGAGATGACAAGGGAGAAACACAGTATCTACCTTGATGCTAAATACAGActtttctttgacttttttctttgactttttcttGTAGAAAACGTATGTATGAGAAAGCACTGCAAGTGAAGTAAGGGGAAACGCTTACAAAAACTAAGTTCAGGAAGGAACGTGTATAATAGTCAAAATAACACAAGTCTAAACATAAACATAACATAGTCTAAAAGATTATCTTAGTGTCAAGCAAGAGACTTTTTGTGACCGAAGGTGAACACAAACTAGTAATGCTTATTAGCCTGTGTGGgtattttgttaaaagaaacTAAACATCATTGAGGAACAGTGTTATGTAAAAGGTTGGCAGCCTACATACAGTATTTTCTAACACCTAGGAATTGTGACAGAGTAGAAGAGCATCTTGCATATTTTTAAGTGTGAGGgttttaagttttaaaagtgTGAATGCCAACAACTAACATTTTTGGAACAACTGGACAGCATTTATCATTCTTCCTATAAAGAAATGGAACATAAATACCTGTCTTTCCGTGTCACTTTGTTCTTGACATTGACCCTCAAGCTGTAGTTTGCCTCCTCTTCTTTCTGTGACTTTCAGCCCAATACCATCCAACTCATtgagaagaacagaaagaacccGCTCTGAGACACCATGGCTGGTTTTGCTATGGGACCGAGATCCCAAGATTGAATCAATCTCATCTAGGAATATTATTGCTGGAGTATTTGCTCTTGCTTGGCGAAAAACctggttttaaaatgttaacaaagtaaaaaatgaaTGCATACATTCTATCAGGTAAGGTGAAAACATCTATTTACATATGCTCTgtattttacttaactttaaaGATTCATTCATAAAGATTCACAAGAGCTGTTCTGGCTTCCTTTTACTACTGACAAATTCTGCTGCTTATTTAAATTCTTaaatgaactgaaaacaaaagggTAGAAACCAGCTTAAAATTGGTATCATTTTAGGGctatattttcagttttatataCATGTGAATCTGTACaccatttatatttaaaaatcagatgAGAGTTTTAACTATCTtatcaagaagaaaatgtttgcaaTTAGTTAGGCCTGAATTGAGCAAAGGTAAACTACAGATCTTACACAACTTaaaaacggtacctgagacagAATCTTCTCTGAATCTCCAACGTAAGGTGAGAAAAGGTCAGCACCACTTACAGAGAGAAAGGAACAGTGACAGCTGGTGGCCACAGCCTTTGCCAGTGTGGTTTTGGCACAGCCTGATGGCCCATAGAGAAGAATACCCTTTGGATGAGACAGGCCCATTCTAGCAAATGCCTGAGGAAATTTCATAGGCCACACAGTACTCTGTCAATACATAAAAAAGGGATGAACTTCTTAGTAACAAAATTAGAGTTCATAGACAATCAATAAAATGGCTGAGCACATTATTTCCTCTCCTTGGAacaaacaatttaaaatcagGGAATGCCAATATGGTTTTCCTTCATAAAATGTCTCCCTTCCtaaagaatttctgtctgaaacaaaacaaaaggcaatCCTTCAGAGATGATTCTCATCTCTGGCTACAGCTTCAGAAATGGACAAATTATCTGCCTACAATTTAAGTGTTTTTCAGCTACTAAAAGCCATGCTCATTTTCCCATGATGGCACTCTTGGTGGTGACATCTTGTGACTTGAAGATTTGTAACTGACATTGTAATAACTCAATGTATTACAAACAAATGTTGTAAGTAAAATTTATGATCAGGTAACTTGCAAAAGAATTCATTTCCATAATGTAGCATACAGACTAACTCAGAGGACATGGTTATTCAaaaggcagtgtggcttggatgcgtggacagtgaggtggattgagagctggctgaatgacagagctcagagggtggtgatgaatggcacagaatcgagttggaggcttgtggccagtggagttccacagggattgattctggggccagtcttgttcaacatcttcatcaacgacctggatgagggcacagagtgtaccctcaccaagttccctgatggcaccaaactgggaggactggctgattccccgaggctgtgctgccattcagcgggatcttgactggcttgagagtttggcagagaggaacctcatgaggttcaacaaggacaagtgcagagtcctgcatctgggaagaacaaccccatgcaccagtacagactgggggtcaaagtgctgaagagcagctctgcagagagagacctgggagtcctgattgataataaactaaatatgagccagcaatgtgccctcctggccaagaaggccaatggcatcctgggatgcatcaagaatagtgtggccagcaggttgagggaggttcttctccccctctactctgccctggtgaggcctcatctggagtcctgtgtccagttctgggctcctcagctcaagagggacagggaacttctggagagagtccagcacagggccaccaagatgatcagggtatagaacatctttcatatgaggaaagactgtgggaactggggctgtttagtctggaggagattgaggggtgatcttatcaacatttataaatatttaaagggtgggtgtcaggaggttgggacatccctcttttctatagtagctagcaacaggacaaggagtaatgggatgaagctggaacacaaaaagttccacttaaacataagaaaaaactgtttcactgttcaggtgagggggcacaggctgcccagaggggttgtggagtctccttccttggaggtcttcaagacctgcctggacatgtttctatgtgaccttatctaggtgaccctgcttctgcaggggggttggactagatgatctctaaaggtcccttccaacctctaccattctaggattctaaaACTAGCTGTTCCTTGAAATCCACTTTATACGTTACCTGCTTTAACTTTAATTTCACATCTTCAAGACCACCAATTTGCTCCCAAGTGACAGCTTTACACTCTGTTAGTCCAATTGCACTTCGGAAAGAGGATggttgaatttttttaaaagcttcttgGAAATCTGCCATGTTAATCACCGTTTCAGTTGAATCCTGGAGAAACCCAAATAAAGAATATTAACAATACTTTTCACGTAAAAACTTACAATGCTGCATTAGTCTGCAAAAAAATTCACAGAAGGCCAAATGCAACTAAAAGAAGCAAATTCCTGCCCTAACAAGCTTAAGTAACTGCAGACACAAAGATGTAACACAAATTAGAATACATCTCTTCGATGTCAAGTTTTTACACAGGGAAAAATGATTTTAACAGAACTGAATGTCTTggagaaaaatactgtttttcccTAACTTATAGCTCCACTACAAAGTCATCTGCTAAATCAAATGGTTGCTAGCTTCAGAGTTATATACACCAAAACCTAGAATCTCTTGAATACAAATAGAAATGTTCTAAAATCCATTTTCACGGCACACTGGAGAAAGTAAGGTCCTTTGTCTCAAATATGTTATAAAATACCATTATTAAACTATGGATGCAGTAAGAGAACTCAGATGTATTTTACAAAGCTGCTTGCAGTTCTCAAGGCAAACAGACCATCTACTTATTCATTATTTTGCTCACAGTATTCAATACTTGTATCTAGGAATATaatgagggggtttttttctgccccTGAGGAAAGACCATGAGGGTTCTACCATTCTCCCCAGATCTTCTGACCCTGGAAATTTTGGAAATATGGCTTTAAATTTCCACAGTCACTCCACATGAAATACCACTGTAAGCACGGATCAGGATAGGAAGAGTATTAAGAAAAACTTATCATAGATATGGGATTAGAGAATTGCTAAGGAGTTAAATGTCTGCACACCAGGCAGTTGTATATCCTGTGTCTAGATTATATCCAGCCACACCACTCAAATGATCATGACTAGCAGTTATATATTCATGTCTCAACCTAAACTTTAATGTGCAACTGTTATTAAGAAGTAGAATTCCGAATTGTTGATAGCTTCAAAAGAAAGCATTGGTGGATATTATAGTTTAGTTTGCCAAAAAAGACTGAAGTCTCTGCTTTGCACAATCCTAAAAAGGATGAGGATAAAAATGTCAGTCAAAGCTTTTCACCCAGAAGCAGTCTTTTCAGTTGAGAACTGAAATGATTACTGAAATAGCATTTTTGTTTGTAACACACTTGGTGCTTTTCAGTACAAGTTCTTCAACTTATTGAGCTTTTCAAGTAAACCTGAGTATTAAGGGGAAGGAGGTTGTACATATCTTAATGACATTCTTCTTGACTAATTTGCAACCATACCAAAGAGCTGTGGAACACAGCCTGCATAGCAGCTTCTCTGCAGAGTGCTGTAAGGTCAGCTCCAACATACCCAGTTGTCATTTCTGCCAGCTTAATCAAATCAATGTCTGTAGAAATCGGCATATTAGATGTGAGCAACTGCAGGATGGATCTTCTTTGTGTAAGTGTTGGGGTTCCAATAATAACCTAAACCAAAGATAATAAACAAGTATGTTAAGTAGACATTTTGCTATATTCCTCTTATTTCATAGACCTAGGCAACCAACTTCATCTCTGCTTTATTCTTCTTACTGAAGATTTATACATCCTTATACTGCAACTAAAGAGTTTTGAAATGAACTTATTTCTAGCAGGATACAAATGACAAACATTTTAAGTATCCTTCAAATACACATACTTCCCAAGTGAACAGTGTGTGCATACACAGCTGTTCATAAGACCCTGTCCACCAAGTCCTATTTTATGGTAATTTCAACATAAGACGCAAAACTAAAGGAATAATTTCCTTGCCTCACAAGGACTGAATTAGATTAACCTGTCAGAAAGAATCCATTAGATGAACATTCATATATAATTAAAAACCATGTAAAACACAGCCATAAAATACCTCTCA
This window encodes:
- the C7H15orf48 gene encoding normal mucosa of esophagus-specific gene 1 protein, with translation MNAGFFQILKAKKELIPLVGVLSFAAVGAFSFSVYSLFSKSDVIINKSGNPEPWETVDPTKPQKLLTVNQKWKPIEELEDVRKLTK
- the AFG2B gene encoding ATPase family gene 2 protein homolog B isoform X1 codes for the protein MLHESAMEAPTLKLLPLDPGDEGTQRCRMGPATLSSLGARIGAPLKISLPTGCCLCTAWPRHDLADGYLQVDLTCRTAGVTGRDLKGLTLNVGQLKLLTYRRLKKAAVKVVLKSSALKKSTPRVVLQETIRELLRNVYVSLDYVVTVAPNLENPVVYIEILSVDSLMDEAGLITPQTSIKIKEVVTFEWYRHLSEGAAKTSVAGLDDVGKSLKEIIELPFRFPKTFKKLGLSVPNGVLLIGPPGVGKTLMVKAVAKEVGAYLICISGPALYGSRPGEGEENLRSVFEKGREMSCEGPTILFIDEVDSLCPKRGSSSNAPEDRIVAQLLTLLDGVGSEGKMVVIAATNRPDALDPALRRPGRLDREVIIGTPTLTQRRSILQLLTSNMPISTDIDLIKLAEMTTGYVGADLTALCREAAMQAVFHSSLDSTETVINMADFQEAFKKIQPSSFRSAIGLTECKAVTWEQIGGLEDVKLKLKQSTVWPMKFPQAFARMGLSHPKGILLYGPSGCAKTTLAKAVATSCHCSFLSVSGADLFSPYVGDSEKILSQVFRQARANTPAIIFLDEIDSILGSRSHSKTSHGVSERVLSVLLNELDGIGLKVTERRGGKLQLEGQCQEQSDTERQLEFQETLNKDFMVIAATNRPDMLDDALLRPGRLDKVIYIPPPDLKGRLSILKICTEKIPLDTDVSLQDVAVLTDLFSGADLENLCREAALLALQENGLEATAVQHKHFVKSLRTVKPSLSIKDLEFYENFYNQKLAS